A genomic region of Nostoc sp. UHCC 0702 contains the following coding sequences:
- a CDS encoding ribbon-helix-helix protein, CopG family, translated as MSRTKKLDIRVSEYEFEQLKQEAEKQGVSMSDLVRKYISKLPKPIITAG; from the coding sequence ATGTCAAGAACTAAAAAACTAGATATACGGGTATCCGAATATGAATTTGAGCAGTTAAAACAAGAAGCAGAAAAACAAGGGGTTTCTATGTCTGATTTGGTCAGGAAGTATATTTCTAAACTTCCAAAACCAATCATCACCGCAGGGTAA
- a CDS encoding SDR family oxidoreductase, producing the protein MKAFVAGATGETGRRIVQELIARNIPVRALVRDTETARAILPPETELVVGDVLNSQSLTAALGDSTVLLCATGAKPSFDPTGPYKVDFEGTKNLVDVAKAKGIEHFIIVSSLCTSQLFHPLNLFWLILVWKKQAEEYIQKSGLTYTIVRPGGLKNEDNTDAIVMQGADTLFDGSIPRQKVAQVCVESLFEPAARNKIVEIVAKPEATSKSFGELFANVA; encoded by the coding sequence ATGAAAGCATTTGTCGCAGGAGCAACAGGTGAAACAGGTCGCCGGATTGTGCAAGAATTGATAGCGCGGAACATCCCCGTTCGTGCTTTGGTGCGGGATACAGAAACAGCTAGAGCTATTTTGCCTCCTGAAACTGAACTAGTGGTAGGCGATGTGTTGAACTCACAAAGCCTGACTGCTGCTTTGGGAGACAGCACAGTATTGCTGTGCGCTACTGGGGCGAAACCCAGCTTCGACCCGACCGGGCCTTATAAAGTAGATTTTGAAGGTACTAAAAATTTAGTGGATGTAGCCAAGGCAAAGGGAATCGAGCATTTTATTATTGTTTCTTCCTTATGTACTTCCCAATTGTTCCATCCTTTAAACTTGTTCTGGCTAATTTTGGTTTGGAAAAAGCAAGCCGAGGAGTACATCCAGAAAAGCGGTCTTACCTATACGATTGTGCGACCTGGCGGTTTAAAGAATGAAGATAATACTGATGCTATAGTCATGCAGGGTGCTGATACATTATTCGATGGTAGTATTCCTCGGCAAAAAGTCGCTCAGGTTTGTGTTGAGTCTTTGTTTGAGCCAGCCGCACGTAATAAAATTGTCGAGATTGTTGCTAAACCTGAAGCTACATCAAAAAGCTTTGGCGAGTTATTTGCTAACGTCGCCTGA
- a CDS encoding glycoside hydrolase family protein: MGPIAALLGLICLLQWYIYGDLRSPDDPVFRVKQPPLVMKGGDPYIRALMRTISASEANGNRPYSLLYGGQQVNDLSRHPEMCITIVTGPNTGNCSTAAGRYQIINTTWYQIARRYHPNPKRLMFWVSYSFEPEYQDLVVYRWLNDSQVWKTDISQLLRQGKLNDVLRRLSPTWTSLGYGIETNSISSSLPKIYQTMLQDELNPNNQPPSLNLPPSSSTQNKPLENQLKVQ, translated from the coding sequence ATTGGCCCAATAGCCGCACTTCTCGGCTTGATATGTTTGTTGCAATGGTATATATATGGAGACTTGCGATCGCCTGATGATCCCGTTTTTAGAGTTAAACAACCACCCTTAGTCATGAAAGGGGGTGATCCTTACATCCGTGCTTTGATGCGAACTATCTCAGCCAGCGAGGCAAATGGCAACCGTCCCTATTCCCTATTGTACGGTGGTCAGCAGGTCAACGACCTCAGCCGCCATCCTGAGATGTGCATCACAATTGTCACAGGCCCCAACACAGGAAATTGTTCTACAGCTGCTGGTAGATATCAAATCATCAATACTACTTGGTATCAAATAGCCCGCCGCTATCACCCAAACCCAAAACGGTTAATGTTTTGGGTTTCTTATAGTTTTGAACCAGAATATCAAGATTTGGTGGTTTATCGGTGGTTGAATGATTCGCAAGTTTGGAAAACTGATATTTCTCAGCTGCTACGTCAGGGTAAGTTAAATGATGTTTTGCGGCGGCTGTCTCCCACATGGACAAGTCTGGGATATGGCATAGAAACTAATTCCATCAGTAGCTCTTTACCTAAGATTTATCAGACAATGTTGCAAGATGAATTAAACCCAAATAACCAACCACCATCATTAAATTTACCCCCAAGCTCAAGCACTCAAAACAAACCACTAGAAAATCAGTTAAAAGTTCAGTAA
- the menH gene encoding 2-succinyl-6-hydroxy-2,4-cyclohexadiene-1-carboxylate synthase translates to MILENYQFHYSLIGDIEKPLILFLHGFMGNIDEFDEAIQLLGDEFSYLILDLPGHGKTQVLGEDDYYTMANTAYGLIYLLDNLNISECFLVGYSMGGRLALYLTLHFPQRFSKVVLESASPGLTTETERLERVKRDHQIANKLARSVIKSDFATFLSHWYNQPIFGYIKNYPKFEIMVENRLQNHPIELAKSLKFMGTGCQPSLWEMLKDNTKPLLLLAGEYDDKFININTEMAQLCKFAHLKIINNAGHNIHFENTEDFVQNIRDFLRY, encoded by the coding sequence ATGATTTTAGAAAATTATCAATTTCACTATTCTTTAATTGGCGATATAGAAAAACCATTGATTTTGTTCTTACATGGCTTCATGGGTAACATTGATGAATTTGATGAAGCCATACAATTACTAGGTGATGAATTTTCGTATCTAATTCTTGACCTTCCCGGACATGGGAAAACTCAAGTTTTAGGTGAAGACGATTACTATACAATGGCAAATACTGCCTATGGCTTAATCTATTTACTAGATAATTTAAATATTTCTGAATGCTTTTTAGTTGGTTATTCAATGGGCGGGAGATTAGCTTTATACCTCACTCTACATTTTCCGCAACGTTTTTCTAAAGTTGTACTAGAATCAGCTTCTCCAGGTTTGACAACGGAAACAGAACGATTAGAACGAGTTAAACGCGATCATCAAATAGCTAATAAATTAGCAAGAAGTGTGATTAAAAGTGATTTTGCAACTTTTCTATCTCATTGGTACAATCAGCCGATTTTTGGCTACATAAAAAATTATCCAAAATTTGAGATAATGGTAGAAAATCGATTACAAAATCATCCAATTGAATTGGCTAAATCACTCAAATTTATGGGTACTGGATGCCAACCATCTTTGTGGGAAATGCTTAAGGATAATACTAAGCCTTTGCTATTACTAGCTGGTGAATATGATGATAAATTTATAAATATCAATACAGAAATGGCTCAATTGTGCAAGTTTGCTCATTTAAAAATAATTAATAATGCTGGACATAATATTCATTTTGAAAATACCGAAGATTTTGTGCAAAATATTAGAGATTTTTTGAGGTACTAA
- a CDS encoding dihydrofolate reductase gives MRKISLYIASSIDGYIARQSGEVDWLFTDQDYGYTEFFAQIDTVIMGSKTYLQVLNFGEYPYQEKEGFVFSKTLQGETNHNIKFVGSDWKDFVETLRQSDGGNIWLVGGAAMIYSFMKHKFIDELILSIHPIILGNGISLIVNDANLETKLELKDIKTYNSGLVQVSYDLQKSLQT, from the coding sequence ATGCGTAAAATCAGTTTGTATATTGCTTCTAGTATTGATGGATATATTGCCAGGCAGTCAGGTGAGGTAGATTGGCTATTCACCGATCAAGACTACGGTTACACAGAGTTTTTTGCCCAAATTGACACTGTAATTATGGGTAGCAAAACTTATTTACAAGTACTAAATTTTGGAGAATATCCATATCAAGAGAAGGAAGGATTTGTTTTTTCCAAAACTCTGCAAGGTGAAACCAATCACAACATCAAGTTTGTGGGAAGTGATTGGAAGGATTTCGTCGAAACACTGCGTCAATCAGACGGTGGTAATATTTGGTTAGTTGGAGGAGCAGCAATGATTTATTCTTTCATGAAGCACAAGTTTATTGATGAACTAATTCTCTCGATACACCCAATTATTTTAGGAAATGGTATTTCCTTGATAGTTAACGATGCGAATTTAGAGACAAAACTTGAATTGAAAGATATTAAAACCTATAACTCTGGATTGGTACAAGTGTCTTACGATTTGCAGAAAAGTTTGCAAACTTA